One window from the genome of Prinia subflava isolate CZ2003 ecotype Zambia chromosome 2, Cam_Psub_1.2, whole genome shotgun sequence encodes:
- the DTL gene encoding denticleless protein homolog translates to MLCRALLRRAAAAPARRSSALPLQHLLESYQCSQEDDHLSYGETGMPVPPFGCTFSTAPNLEHVLAVANEEGFVRLYDTEAQTTSKLIFKEWQAHSNAVFDLAWVPGEHRIVTASGDQTAKVWDVRAGELLGICKGHQCSLKSVAFSRFEKAVFCTGGRDGNIMVWDTRCNKKDGFYRQVNQISGAHNVVDKQTPSKLKKKRQNLRGLAPLVDFQQSVTVVLLQDEHTLISAGAVDGVIKVWDLRRNYAAFRQDPLPVRSFCYPGTSTRKLGYSSLVLDSTGANLFANCTDDSIYMFNMTSLRTTPVAVFSGHQNSTFYIKSSTSPDDQFLVSGSSDCNAYIWKVSEPSLPPRILAGHSQEVTSIAWCPSDFTKIATCSDDNTVRIWRLQRRPEEEKSVSRKANLVGWVTQKKPQEQRGAGPAASPRGAPAEALAAGSARTSSPRPAACAPAHSGDLPLSTSTPTVPPKTPTAASTPAKPPGASPCASPKLIPASKMSIKHWVTRTPGSSPPQVEKKAPSPRKALAEVIQVTQGLLEAACPPQVPHSQFEKRAKRRLDCSKEADAGKKCLQACSCVTELDHAAKKSKLNLCHLVPDQKASDEDSLSLADLCKDHEGSSHSPKEPSLSGGRINPLGIQTSPHLFRSPRGKDTEVVDKENSSPERKNWLSALGEKLRTGRPGSQSTSHSPLSPCSPGAKRQESAAVATSPKTAAAPSVSMRKICTYFHRKPQSD, encoded by the exons atGCTGTGCCGAGCGCTGctccgccgcgccgccgccgcgcccgccc GTCGGTCCTCAGCGcttcccctgcagcacctctTGGAGAGCTACCAGTGCAGCCAAGAAGATGACCACCTGTCTTACGGGGAAACTGGAATGCCGGTCCCTCCTTTCGGCTGCACCTTTTCTACAG cCCCAAATTTGGAGCATGTCCTGGCAGTTGCAAATGAAGAAGGGTTTGTTAGACTGTATGACACTGAAGCACAGACCACCAGCAAGCTCATCTTTAAAG AATGGCAGGCTCACTCAAATGCTGTATTTGACCTTGCCTGGGTGCCAGGGGAACACAGGATC GTCACTGCTTCAGGAGATCAGACTGCCAAGGTGTGGGATGTGAGAGCTGGCGAGCTTCTTGGCATATGCAAAGGTCACCAGTGTAGCCTCAAGTCAGTTGCTTTTTCTAGATTTGAGAAAG ctgtttTCTGTACTGGAGGGAGAGATGGAAACATCATGGTTTGGGATACCAGGTGcaacaagaaag ATGGCTTTTACAGGCAAGTGAATCAAATCAGTGGGGCACACAATGTGGTTGACAAGCAGACTCCTTCCAAACTGAAGAAGAAGAGGCAGAACCTGAGAGGACTTGCTCCCCTGGTG GATTTCCAGCAGAGTGTTACTGTGGTGCTGCTTCAGGACGAGCATACTCTTatctctgcaggagctgttgATGG TGTGATCAAAGTGTGGGACCTGCGCAGGAACTACGCCGCCTTCCGTCAGGACCCGCTGCCCGTCAGGTCTTTCTGCTACCCTGGAACCAGCACTCGCAAGCTTG GATATTCTAGCCTGGTTTTGGATTCCACTGGTGCTAATCTGTTTGCAAACTGCACTGATGACAGTATCTACATGTTCAATATGACAAGTTTAAGGACCACTCCAG TGGCTGTTTTCAGTGGACACCAGAATTCAACTTTCTACATCAAATCCAGCACCAGCCCAGATGACCAGTTCCTGGTCAGTGGCTCGAGTGACTGCAATGCCTACATCTGGAAG GTTTCTGAGCCCAGCCTTCCTCCACGGATACTCGCTGGTCACTCTCAGGAAGTTACCTCCATTGCTTGGTGTCCTTCAGACTTCACTAAG ATTGCCACATGCTCTGATGACAACACTGTGAGGATTTGGCGCTTACAACGTCGTCCTGAGGAAGAGAAATCAGTGTCCAGAAAAGCCAACTTGGTGGGCTGGGTCACTCAGAAGAAACCACAAGAGCAACGTGGAGCAG ggccagcagccagcccacGGGGCGCTCCTGCCGAGGCCCTGGCAGCGGGCAGCGCGCGCACCTCCTCCCCGCGGCCCGCCGCCTGTGCTCCCGCCCACTCCGGAGACCTCCCGCTGTCCACCAGCACTCCCACAGTGCCTCCCAAAACCCCCACCGCCGCCTCCACCCCGGCCAAACCGCCCGGAGCCAGTCCCTGTGCCTCCCCCAAGCTCATCCCCGCCTCCAAAATGTCCATCAAACACTGGGTTACGAGGACTCCCGGCTCTTCTCCTCCACAAGTGGAGAAAAAGGCTCCTTCTCCCAGAAAAGCCCTGGCAGAAGTCATCCAAGTCACCCAGGGTCTCCTGGAAGCTGCTTGCCCTCCTCAAGTCCCACACTCACAGTTTGAAAAGCGTGCCAAAAGAAGGCTTGACTGCAGCAAGGAGGCTGATGCTGGGAAGAAGTGTCTGCAGGCCTGTAGCTGTGTGACTGAGCTGGACCATGCAGCTAAGAAATCCAAGCTGAATTTATGTCACTTGGTTCCAGACCAAAAAGCTTCTGATGAGGACTCTCTCAGCCTGGCTGACTTGTGTAAAGACCATGAAGGCTCCAGCCACAGCCCAAAAGAGCCTTCCCTTTCTGGAGGCCGTATTAATCCATTAGGCATTCAAACTTCCCCCCATCTTTTCAGATCTCCACGTGGGAAAGACACTGAGGTAGTAGATAAAGAGAACAGctctcctgaaagaaaaaattggtTGTCTGCTCTGGGAGAGAAGCTACGGACTGGCAGACCTGGCAGCCAGAGCACGTCACACAGCCCCCTAtcaccctgcagccctggtgccAAGAGACAAGAGTCTGCGGCAGTGGCCACTTCGCCGAAAACT GCTGCAGCCCCTTCAGTTTCCATGAGGAAGATCTGCACATACTTCCACAGAAAGCCCCAGAGTGACTGA